One Olsenella sp. oral taxon 807 DNA segment encodes these proteins:
- a CDS encoding LuxR C-terminal-related transcriptional regulator: MSGLRGADSLSGRERQVILMTLSGWPASAIAGTLHVSEPTVSSYRGRAYRKLKVKSLPELVARVRPLRRVAPIASLGRPLASGIRRVVALALVPCTTLVVSLCLGDRGVTVFSLVTCAMMATGVFSLHRARGTAGRDAHGAGTRDAEAAIALGSLCTLAGTRALGNSPTGPASALAGYLVLGTVGALVPLAARGGRDAALSDAMLACDERPRLYLLGRGLTQLEASVSVLTAEGVPAPGIASHLHVALPTVYSYRARGLGKLGLHGRGQLLELLRREAGMR; the protein is encoded by the coding sequence TTGTCGGGCTTGCGGGGGGCGGATAGTCTCAGTGGCCGTGAGAGACAGGTCATTCTCATGACGCTCTCGGGCTGGCCTGCAAGCGCCATTGCCGGTACGCTCCACGTGTCAGAGCCCACCGTCAGCTCCTATCGCGGCAGGGCTTACCGAAAGCTCAAGGTCAAGTCACTGCCCGAGCTCGTCGCTCGGGTGCGCCCCTTGCGCCGAGTCGCGCCAATTGCCAGCTTAGGGCGACCGCTAGCATCTGGCATACGCCGTGTCGTGGCCCTCGCGCTCGTGCCGTGTACTACCCTCGTCGTCTCCCTCTGTCTTGGGGATCGTGGGGTGACCGTCTTTTCACTGGTCACATGCGCCATGATGGCGACCGGGGTCTTCTCGCTCCATCGGGCGCGCGGGACGGCCGGGCGAGACGCCCACGGCGCGGGGACTCGCGACGCGGAGGCGGCCATAGCGCTCGGATCCCTCTGTACCCTCGCGGGCACGCGCGCCCTGGGCAACAGCCCAACTGGCCCTGCGAGCGCCCTTGCAGGCTACCTGGTCCTCGGGACGGTAGGTGCCCTCGTGCCTCTTGCGGCGCGCGGCGGACGCGACGCGGCGCTGTCAGACGCGATGCTCGCCTGTGACGAGCGCCCCAGGCTCTACCTGCTGGGACGCGGCCTCACGCAGCTGGAAGCGAGCGTCAGCGTCCTGACGGCGGAGGGGGTCCCCGCGCCGGGCATAGCGTCCCACCTTCACGTTGCCCTCCCCACCGTCTACTCCTATAGGGCGCGGGGCCTCGGGAAGCTGGGCCTGCACGGCAGGGGGCAACTCCTGGAGCTCCTCAGGAGAGAGGCCGGCATGAGGTAG